The following are from one region of the Dreissena polymorpha isolate Duluth1 chromosome 2, UMN_Dpol_1.0, whole genome shotgun sequence genome:
- the LOC127867094 gene encoding uncharacterized protein LOC127867094 gives MAESGTRPDEPERFPRQGSMSSKQDLIQWENASLETCTILSCLGYGPEIIQARRDAYREFGKQWTAKRNEKQTCIITGSKGEGLSNFLESDIDEIIVLNRVICLEDDVNSIAFPAEITVLRSLSRRSYHGHCRLILERRGTTIIREVNDAFCDDGYGRKLLSSDLFVNNWSKVAMGEGMVQHERAGPSIPTTVLGYLHNDTVHALPYYCPSILSKWAARPRHWPPPEAVQRVVSLGAVLTPVGFKASEYQHVEWRVCFNAGEIELISNLNDTQTKLYVLLKMIKNDVLHPRKKEVSSYTLKNIVLWMAENNPQASFHKKSILQWLHEALDALRVALITLELPYYMIPERNLMATSGLDGEQQRTWISTITDMLNEGPKMILRLPKIRKALIAHPEPFRWYSGRRIELELLQLMRMNRVEFCMDENEEFDYTDAIWQALKRRTDEVITDVGVRMIMEGSRVINADDICARIMM, from the coding sequence ATTCAGTGGGAAAATGCCTCCCTTGAGACATGCACTATACTGAGCTGTCTCGGTTACGGACCGGAGATCATACAGGCTCGGAGAGACGCATATCGGGAGTTTGGCAAGCAGTGGACTGCAAAGAGAAATGAAAAACAAACGTGTATTATTACGGGTAGCAAAGGTGAGGGGCTGAGCAACTTCTTGGAAAGTGATATTGATGAAATAATTGTACTTAATAGAGTGATCTGTTTAGAAGATGATGTAAATTCAATTGCCTTTCCTGCGGAGATAACCGTGTTGAGATCACTCAGCCGCAGGAGTTACCATGGTCACTGTAGACTGATACTGGAGAGACGCGGTACAACAATTATCAGGGAAGTAAATGATGCGTTTTGTGATGACGGATATGGTCGCAAACTTTTGAGCAGTGACTTGTTTGTTAATAACTGGTCGAAAGTAGCTATGGGTGAGGGCATGGTGCAGCATGAGCGTGCGGGACCGTCAATTCCTACTACAGTGCTGGGATACTTGCACAACGACACTGTCCATGCATTACCTTACTACTGTCCCAGCATCCTGTCAAAATGGGCCGCAAGACCTCGCCACTGGCCGCCACCGGAAGCCGTTCAGAGGGTCGTATCACTTGGGGCAGTTCTTACGCCTGTTGGATTTAAAGCAAGtgaatatcaacatgttgaatggagaGTGTGTTTTAACGCCGGTGAGATCGAACTAATTAGCAATCTTAACGACACTCAaactaaattgtatgttttattgaaaatgataaagaacGATGTATTACATCCACGTAAGAAAGAAGTTTCATCgtacacattgaaaaacatcgttttatggatggcggaaaataatcctcaagcctcttttcataaaaaaagtattttgcagTGGTTGCATGAAGCATTAGATGCGCTTAGAGTTGCATTGATCACCTTAGAGCTACCATACTATATGATTCCTGAAAGGAATTTGATGGCAACCTCTGGACTGGATGGGGAACAGCAACGCACATGGATATCAACGATTACAGATATGCTCAATGAAGGTCCAAAGATGATACTTAGACTTCCAAAGATACGAAAAGCTCTTATTGCTCATCCTGAACCATTCCGATGGTACAGCGGGAGGAGAATTGAGCTGGAGTTGCTGCAGCTCATGCGCATGAACAGAGTGGAATTCTGCATGGATGAGAACGAGGAGTTTGACTATACCGATGCGATTTGGCAGGCATTAAAGAGACGAACGGACGAGGTTATAACGGATGTGGGCGTGAGGATGATAATGGAAGGGAGTCGAGTTATCAACGCGGATGATATTTGTGCTAGAATTATGATGTAA